A window of the Natrinema salifodinae genome harbors these coding sequences:
- the smc gene encoding chromosome segregation protein SMC yields MYIKSLVLDNFKSFGRKTKIPFYEDFTVVTGPNGSGKSNIIDAVLFALGLARTRGIRAEKLTDLIYNPGHEDGDASAGPREATVEVILDNSDRTLERSQVVNAAGSEDVGDIDEVRIRRRVKETEDNYYSYYYLNDRSVNLSDIQDLLAQAGVTPEGYNVVMQGDVTEIINMTPHARREIIDEIAGVAEFDAKKEDAFEELETVQERIDEAELRIEEKRERLEQLADERRQAMRYRRLRREKEEYEGYKKASELEEKRDELESVEATVDDLEDELRELQRELDEREGKVVRLQEDLEDLNAEIERKGEDEQLRIKSEIEEIKGDISRLEDKIEASEEQIEDAESERREAFVQIDRKQEQIEELDDEIREHKLEKASIKTEIQEREAERADLEAEIEAVDTEFDELKADLAERKDDLEAAKTQKNDRQREQDRLLDEARRRSNAIDEKEDAIEEKREQLPEIESERGDLERELEKAEQNRDNIAEVVDDLKAEKRRLQSDVDELDDEIQAKQQEYAELEAKAGESGDSSFGRAVTTILNSGIGGVHGAVAQLGTVSGEYAVACETAAGGRLANVVVDDDVVGQQCIEHLKSRNAGRATFLPLTDMSRRRLPNAPSDPGVVDFAYNLVDFDDQYAGVFSYVLGDTLVVEDIETARSYMGDYRMVTLDGDLVEKSGAMTGGSGGGSRYSFTGGGEGQLERVAKRITELQEEREELREELRGVEERLDDARDRKSDAADEVRSIESELEKLDERRDRIETEIEDFESDLEELREERESVDERMNEIADEIEAKTATIEEIEADIADLEGELADSKIPELTDQIEELDAEIDEREAQIQEIDNELNELNLEKEYAEDAIEDLHDDIEAAQNRKAEHEEHIEEYETEIEGKRETLAEKREAVEELEAELAELKDERSDRKEELAEARTARDQQQDRVNAVESKLEDASERASSLEWEIESLEAEVGDYDPEDVPDHDTVLEMIDLLQTDMEAMEPVNMLAIDEYDEVRSDLEELEDAKATLVEEADGIRDRIEQYETQKKRAFMDAYDEIAAHFTEIFEKLSEGTGSLHLEDEADPFDGGLTMKAQPGDKPIQRLDAMSGGEKSLTALAFIFAIQRHNPAPFYALDEVDAFLDAVNAERVGQMVEELAGDAQFVVVSHRSAMLDRSERAIGVTMQQDNVSAVTGIDLSDGVDPSGEEVSVSD; encoded by the coding sequence ATGTACATCAAGTCGCTCGTCTTAGACAATTTCAAGAGCTTCGGTCGGAAGACGAAGATACCGTTTTATGAGGATTTCACGGTCGTCACGGGCCCGAACGGCTCCGGCAAATCGAACATCATCGACGCCGTGCTGTTCGCGCTCGGCCTGGCCCGCACGCGCGGGATCCGCGCCGAGAAGCTGACGGACCTGATCTACAACCCCGGTCACGAGGACGGCGACGCGTCCGCCGGACCGCGCGAGGCGACCGTTGAGGTTATCCTCGATAACTCGGATCGGACCCTCGAGCGCTCGCAGGTCGTCAACGCCGCGGGCAGCGAGGACGTCGGCGACATCGACGAGGTCCGCATCCGCCGCCGGGTGAAAGAAACCGAGGACAACTACTACTCCTACTACTATCTGAACGACCGCTCGGTCAACCTCTCGGACATTCAGGATCTGCTCGCCCAGGCCGGCGTCACGCCGGAGGGGTACAACGTCGTCATGCAGGGCGACGTCACCGAGATCATCAACATGACCCCCCACGCCCGCCGGGAGATCATCGACGAGATCGCGGGCGTCGCGGAGTTCGACGCCAAGAAGGAGGACGCCTTCGAGGAACTCGAGACCGTCCAAGAGCGGATCGACGAGGCCGAACTCCGCATCGAGGAGAAGCGCGAACGCCTCGAACAGCTCGCGGACGAGCGCCGCCAGGCGATGCGCTATCGGCGCCTCCGCCGCGAGAAAGAGGAGTACGAGGGCTACAAGAAGGCCAGCGAACTCGAGGAGAAACGCGACGAACTCGAGTCGGTCGAGGCGACCGTCGACGACCTCGAAGACGAACTCCGCGAACTCCAGCGCGAACTCGACGAGCGCGAGGGGAAGGTAGTCCGCCTGCAGGAGGATCTCGAGGACTTAAACGCCGAGATCGAGCGCAAGGGCGAGGACGAGCAGCTCCGGATCAAAAGCGAGATCGAGGAGATCAAAGGCGACATCTCGCGGCTCGAGGACAAGATCGAAGCCAGCGAGGAGCAGATCGAGGACGCCGAATCCGAGCGCCGCGAGGCGTTCGTCCAGATCGACCGCAAGCAAGAGCAGATCGAGGAACTCGACGACGAGATCCGCGAACACAAGCTCGAGAAGGCCTCGATCAAGACCGAGATCCAAGAGCGCGAGGCCGAACGCGCGGACCTCGAGGCCGAAATCGAGGCCGTCGACACCGAGTTCGACGAGCTCAAGGCCGACCTGGCCGAGCGCAAGGACGACTTAGAGGCGGCCAAGACCCAGAAGAACGACCGCCAGCGCGAGCAGGACCGCCTGCTCGACGAGGCCAGGCGGCGCTCGAACGCCATCGACGAGAAAGAGGACGCGATCGAAGAGAAACGCGAGCAGCTCCCCGAGATCGAGAGCGAGCGCGGCGACCTCGAGCGGGAACTCGAGAAGGCCGAACAGAACCGCGACAACATCGCCGAGGTCGTCGACGACCTGAAGGCCGAGAAGCGCCGCCTCCAGTCCGACGTCGACGAGCTCGACGACGAGATCCAGGCCAAACAGCAGGAGTACGCCGAACTCGAGGCCAAGGCCGGCGAGAGCGGCGACTCCTCGTTCGGCCGCGCGGTGACGACGATCCTCAACTCGGGGATCGGCGGCGTCCACGGCGCGGTCGCCCAGCTCGGCACCGTTTCGGGCGAGTACGCGGTCGCCTGCGAGACCGCCGCCGGGGGTCGCCTGGCGAACGTGGTCGTCGACGACGACGTCGTCGGCCAGCAGTGTATCGAGCACCTCAAGTCCCGCAACGCCGGCCGGGCTACCTTCCTGCCGCTGACGGACATGAGCCGGCGCCGGCTCCCCAACGCCCCCAGCGATCCGGGCGTCGTCGACTTCGCGTACAACCTGGTCGATTTCGACGACCAGTACGCGGGCGTCTTCTCGTACGTCCTCGGGGACACCTTAGTCGTCGAGGACATCGAGACCGCGCGCTCGTACATGGGCGACTACCGGATGGTCACGCTGGACGGCGACTTGGTCGAGAAGAGTGGTGCCATGACCGGCGGCTCCGGCGGCGGCTCGCGGTACTCCTTCACCGGCGGCGGCGAGGGCCAACTCGAACGCGTCGCGAAGCGGATCACGGAACTCCAAGAGGAACGCGAGGAGCTCCGCGAGGAGCTCCGCGGCGTCGAGGAGCGTCTCGACGACGCCCGCGACCGCAAGAGCGACGCGGCCGACGAGGTGCGTTCGATCGAGTCCGAACTCGAGAAGCTCGACGAGCGGCGCGACCGCATCGAGACGGAGATCGAGGACTTCGAGAGCGACCTCGAGGAACTCCGTGAAGAGCGCGAGTCGGTCGACGAGCGGATGAACGAGATCGCCGACGAGATCGAGGCGAAGACGGCGACGATCGAGGAGATCGAGGCCGACATCGCGGACCTCGAGGGAGAACTCGCGGACTCGAAGATTCCCGAGCTGACCGATCAGATCGAGGAACTCGACGCGGAGATCGACGAGCGCGAGGCCCAGATTCAGGAGATCGACAACGAGCTCAACGAGTTGAACCTCGAGAAGGAGTACGCCGAGGACGCCATCGAGGACCTCCACGACGACATCGAGGCCGCCCAGAACCGCAAGGCCGAGCACGAGGAACACATCGAGGAGTACGAGACCGAGATCGAGGGCAAGCGCGAGACCCTCGCGGAAAAGCGCGAGGCCGTCGAGGAGTTGGAAGCGGAGCTCGCCGAACTGAAAGACGAGCGCAGCGATCGCAAGGAGGAACTGGCCGAGGCCAGGACGGCCCGCGACCAACAACAGGACCGGGTCAACGCTGTCGAGAGCAAACTCGAGGACGCCAGCGAGCGCGCGAGCAGCCTCGAGTGGGAGATCGAGTCCCTCGAGGCCGAGGTCGGCGACTACGACCCCGAGGACGTGCCCGATCACGACACCGTCCTCGAGATGATCGACCTCCTGCAGACCGACATGGAGGCGATGGAGCCGGTCAACATGCTCGCGATCGACGAGTACGACGAGGTCCGCAGCGACCTCGAGGAACTCGAGGACGCAAAGGCCACGCTGGTCGAGGAAGCCGACGGGATCCGCGACCGAATCGAACAGTACGAGACCCAGAAGAAACGGGCGTTCATGGACGCCTACGACGAGATCGCCGCGCACTTCACGGAGATCTTCGAGAAGCTCTCGGAGGGGACCGGCTCGCTCCACCTCGAGGACGAAGCGGACCCGTTCGACGGCGGGCTGACGATGAAGGCCCAGCCGGGCGACAAGCCGATCCAGCGCCTGGACGCGATGTCCGGCGGCGAGAAGTCGCTGACCGCGCTGGCGTTCATCTTCGCGATCCAGCGGCACAACCCGGCGCCGTTCTACGCGCTCGACGAGGTCGACGCCTTCCTCGACGCCGTCAACGCCGAACGGGTCGGCCAGATGGTCGAGGAACTGGCCGGCGACGCGCAGTTCGTCGTCGTCTCCCACCGCTCGGCGATGCTCGACCGCTCCGAGCGGGCGATCGGCGTGACGATGCAACAGGACAACGTGAGCGCGGTGACCGGGATCGACCTGAGCGACGGCGTCGACCCGAGCGGCGAGGAGGTGTCCGTGAGTGACTAG
- a CDS encoding segregation/condensation protein A — translation MTSESPPDSENASAEGASRESRSDSDSRDADRDEFYTDGGSDDIPLNIAGHEDRERPGKSDASEESNSSGERSPSGEESVLEFSEDDGLGSSAGDDPDVDADDDAEADEVEPVELLVQLAKDGEIDPWDIDVVRVTDKFLEALDDADLRTSGRALFYASVLLRMKSDELFAPDEPEEEELPPWEAPFADDGAMDAQGDDGAGSHPPGFDPVENLEAEMERRLERKHARGKPETLDELVRELRTAERDSRWKESRSYDTSDSPKGYDRGVQELNYHSGDDFRVDDEPTSDDVTHTTHEEDIESVIDDVEAELERHYENGRDEVLYAEIDEVGGSRVMTYLALLFLAHRGRLVLEQDELFGDLWIQEATVDAEPDEADEAIAD, via the coding sequence GTGACTAGCGAGTCGCCACCCGACTCGGAGAACGCGAGCGCCGAAGGCGCGAGCAGGGAGTCGCGAAGTGATTCCGACTCACGAGACGCTGATCGCGACGAGTTCTATACCGACGGCGGGAGCGACGACATCCCGCTGAACATCGCCGGCCACGAGGACCGCGAGCGGCCGGGGAAATCGGACGCGAGCGAAGAGAGCAACTCGAGCGGCGAGCGCTCGCCGTCCGGCGAGGAGTCGGTCCTCGAGTTCTCCGAAGACGACGGTCTCGGCTCGAGCGCCGGTGACGACCCGGACGTGGACGCGGACGATGACGCCGAAGCGGACGAAGTCGAACCCGTCGAACTCCTCGTACAGCTCGCGAAGGACGGCGAGATCGATCCGTGGGACATCGACGTCGTCCGCGTCACCGACAAGTTCCTCGAGGCGCTGGACGACGCCGACCTGCGGACCTCGGGGCGGGCGCTGTTCTACGCCAGCGTCCTCTTGCGGATGAAAAGCGACGAGCTGTTCGCTCCCGACGAGCCCGAGGAAGAGGAGCTGCCGCCGTGGGAAGCGCCCTTCGCCGACGACGGGGCGATGGACGCGCAGGGCGACGACGGCGCCGGATCCCACCCGCCGGGGTTCGATCCCGTCGAGAACCTGGAGGCGGAGATGGAACGCCGGTTAGAGCGCAAGCACGCCCGCGGAAAGCCGGAGACACTCGACGAACTGGTCCGGGAGCTTCGCACCGCCGAGCGCGACAGCCGGTGGAAGGAGTCGCGCAGCTACGACACGAGCGACTCGCCGAAGGGGTACGACCGCGGCGTCCAGGAGCTGAACTACCACTCCGGCGACGACTTCCGGGTCGACGACGAGCCGACCAGCGACGACGTCACGCACACGACCCACGAGGAGGACATCGAGTCCGTTATCGACGACGTCGAGGCGGAGCTCGAACGCCACTACGAGAACGGGCGCGACGAGGTGCTGTACGCCGAGATCGACGAGGTCGGCGGCTCGCGCGTGATGACCTACCTCGCCTTGCTCTTCCTGGCCCACCGCGGGCGGCTCGTCCTCGAACAGGACGAACTGTTCGGCGACCTCTGGATTCAGGAGGCGACGGTGGACGCGGAACCGGACGAAGCCGACGAAGCGATCGCTGACTGA
- the mtnP gene encoding S-methyl-5'-thioadenosine phosphorylase, translating to MTIGVIGGSGIYEALPLENTRTEEISTPYGEPSEAVTLGELAGKEVAFLPRHGEDHQHAPTDASYRANIYALKSVGVDRVIATNAVGSLREDLPPRTLVVPDQIFDRTKHRTSSFFGDGMVVHMGFADPYCPEMVDHLATAAEEVTEDTETEKGGTYVCIEGPQYSTRAESEFYRDQGWDIVGMTAIPEAKLAREAELSYATVAGVTDYDVWKADNEVTLEEVLENAEANQDAINEVVEHAIRTMPEDFESDAWSALEGTINTPEAAIPEETRERVDLLAGDYLDD from the coding sequence ATGACGATCGGCGTTATCGGCGGAAGCGGCATCTACGAGGCACTGCCACTCGAGAACACCCGCACGGAGGAGATCTCGACGCCCTACGGGGAGCCCAGCGAGGCCGTCACCCTCGGCGAACTCGCCGGGAAGGAGGTCGCCTTCCTCCCGCGCCACGGCGAGGACCACCAACACGCGCCGACCGACGCGTCCTACCGGGCGAACATCTACGCGCTCAAGTCCGTCGGCGTCGACCGGGTCATCGCCACGAACGCGGTCGGCAGCCTCCGCGAGGACCTGCCGCCCCGGACGCTCGTCGTCCCCGATCAGATCTTCGACCGGACCAAACACCGCACGTCCAGTTTCTTCGGCGACGGCATGGTCGTCCACATGGGCTTTGCCGACCCCTACTGTCCCGAGATGGTCGACCACCTGGCGACCGCAGCCGAGGAGGTGACCGAGGACACGGAGACCGAGAAGGGCGGCACCTACGTCTGCATCGAGGGGCCGCAGTACTCCACCCGCGCCGAGAGCGAGTTCTACCGCGATCAGGGCTGGGATATCGTCGGCATGACCGCAATCCCGGAGGCCAAACTCGCCCGCGAGGCCGAACTGAGCTACGCCACCGTCGCCGGCGTCACCGACTACGACGTCTGGAAGGCGGACAACGAGGTCACCTTGGAGGAGGTCCTCGAGAACGCCGAAGCCAACCAGGACGCGATCAACGAGGTCGTCGAGCACGCCATCCGGACGATGCCCGAGGACTTCGAGAGCGACGCCTGGTCCGCCCTCGAAGGGACGATCAACACGCCCGAAGCGGCGATCCCCGAGGAGACCCGCGAGCGCGTCGACCTGCTGGCCGGCGACTACTTGGACGACTGA